The Astatotilapia calliptera chromosome 4, fAstCal1.2, whole genome shotgun sequence genome segment GAACACGGAGGATTTGATGCTCTTGCACCATCACAGTTAACAACAATCAGCTTTAAAATCCCAGTCGGTCAGTAAAAGGCTGTAAACAGCTTTTAGGAAATTAGCTTTAAAAACTCTAAAACAAACATTCTTGTGCTTGTTGATCTACAACAAAGTCTGTGCTGTCATTAAAAAATGGTTCATATAAAAGAAAGCACCGTAACAAACCACAGAAAActcaaaaaaagaggaagactcTGAGGGAACGCAGGGCTCACGCCTCTCagctctctccttctccttcatCCACTTCCTGCTTGATGACCGGAGTTCCTGAATAATGCAGAAGAAGAGATCAGTTGCAGGCTGCAGCTCGGCACTATGATCCGTTCCTGCTCTGAAACACTCGTACCGTCCAGTTTCTTTAGATTAGGGAGTCTCTTCGTGGCCTCGTCCATCCACGTCCCCTCGGCCGAGTGTTTCTCCTCCAGAGGATTTCCGACAAACACGAGGTCAACGAGGCACGGCAGCTCCGCCAGCCTCACAAACTCTCCTGCAACGCACGCAAAACACAACATTCACCACAGCAACTTCACAAatcaacaagttaaaaaaacaacgcTGGattcaagaaaaataaaaacttatttCACCTAAAGAAAACTTTCACAGTAGAACAGACAGCAGGCGCACCGGCGCTCTATAGATACCTTAGTAAATCTTAAAACATGGACTTGAGTAAATATCAGCCGACCGTCCTCCATGTTGTCCTACAGCTGATTGCGCTCTGCTCGATTATAAATCCCACTTTAGAGGACCACGACTGtcatcaccagctgcagtccagcatggaggaggaggctgTCTGAATCCGTCTGATTTTAGCGTCCAGAATCAGATCAGCCTGCCGGTGAGCAAACAGGAAGGCCTGGAGCTCGATGGTTACCAAACACTGTGTTATTAATAATACGATAGAGCTTTAATGCAATTGCACAGCAATGTGCCATGCTCCGGGTGTTTCACAGAGGGAAAATGATAGAAGTTTTACTTCATGAGTAATGCTCGAATACTATGAAATGAgtattttgatttgttttgctgctgtgaAGCCTCTGGACGCTATAAACACTACACAGCTTATACGAAAGGCAGATTTCAGTCAGTGAACCTAATCAGCACCACCTTAAATATAAACTGATGTAACAATAACTCACCACAGTGCAAGACTGAGATCACCAAAATcaaaatcattcctgcctgtgaccatctccctgtacaactcctccatctgATACACATAACATGTTGTATTGTTAAATAGTCTAGCCTGTTTTTGTTCATGTTACCGTGCCtaagcaactgtaacccacataatttccctaTCGATTAATAAAGTAAGCTGATTCTGATTCCTGTAAACTTCATCACATCACTGCAAACTAACCAGTTCGGTCTGCACTAAACTGGCTGGTATGTTCATCCAGAAAATCAGTAAAACTAGTTTGTTTTGCAagaaatgtaacaaaaacacaattcagAGAAACATAATGTTTCTCGTTTGATttataaactaaactaaaatgaatGAGGCCAATACATGTAAGATCTCGCAGTCCTTAGTGTAAAAATAGTCTCTTATCTGCCCctcctgtcctctttcatcttcCTCCATCCATCTCACACATTgacattttttctctccctggAAAACAAAGCAACTGTTCATTTATCTCTCAGACAAACTGCagacaaagtgtttgtgtgtgatcaTTGTCGAGCTGTTTGAAATCACCTGACacttatataaatattatactatTCATGCTCGCTAGTCTTTTGTAGCTGGCTAAAGGCGCAGCAACGGCAACTTTACATCGGCACCATGAACCCGTCACAGCGATGAAGGAAAAAGGACCGCgggatgtttttgtgttcttattACTGAGCGAGCATCACCACACCTGCTCTAACCCCCGCTTACCCCAGTCTTTGACCAGGTTGTTGGACATGTAGAGGACTTTCAGGTTCTTCAGGCACTGGATTCCCTTCAGCTTCTCTATCTGGTTATAAGAGATCCACAACTCCTCCAGTATGTCACCTACAGCctcctgctcacacacacacacacacacacacacacacacacacacacacacacacagaatcaatgtaaaataattcacacaaaaaatggatcctggaatttaaaaaaaaaccttggttattattattacttttagtTTTACTGTTATGATTATGAATGTAACAAAAGCATTTTCCAAATATATGATGAAGAATCATCTCGTTATCTTATTATTCATGTGACCTCTTGCCaggttgttgatgatgatgttgggTTAAGTGAAGCCAGATCACAGGCAGACATCCTGGATCTGTTGAACCTGTGTCGTAGGTTTCAGGTCAACATGCTGTCATGTTAATAATGTCGGGATAAACACAGAGTTTCTGGTGGTAATATTCTTTTTATGACACAGGTATGaaaagataaaggagaacattttGCATGGGTGCTCGTGATTTGTCAAATCTAAAGTGCTTGGAAACTTTAGACCCGGCAACAACTCAGTCATCATGCGTCTTAACTTGTGGCCGTGCATTATTTGTCTCACCCACGTCCCCAGGACGCCTCAGTGTCCCGTGTGACTCACCAGCCCTGCGAACGACTTGATGTTGTTCCTTCCTAAAGACAAAATCTTCAGGTTCTCTGGAAGGACCAAACATCCCATTACAACAACACGTTTCCATCTgtggtcagagtgtgtgtgggtgtgtgtgtgtagtcagCACTCACTCAGGCCGTTGAGGTTTGTTATCTTCTCGATGCAGTTTGTGGACAGAGACAGTTTCCTGTGAAGAAAGCGACACAACAACACGTGATGGATTTGAAGGATGAGTGTTTGGCCCAAACctgccactgctgctgtttttaaggcTGTTTCTGGGTGTCCTCCTGTTCTGCTGACCCGCACAGTTTAACATGAACAAGTGAAGTACTTCTGACTTTATGAGACGGCGTCCCGTCTGCACGACTCACTCGCAGTTTGTTAGCGTGGAGAGCGATGCGTCCATCTTCTCTATAGGAGGAATCTGACCGTACAGCTTGACGGCTTTTGCCTCGCTTCGTTTCTCGCCTGACTTctcctcctgcacacacacacagtcacatacATGTACACACTGTGGCAGCCAATGTGTGAGTCTGGGTGGTGTCGTTCTTGGACATTAAGGTGTCTGAATCTGCAGAGCTGATTGTGGAATTCAAGATGAATCCTATGACTGTCTCTCCTGTGGTGGTAAACTATTTTGTGTAGCAGTGTAAATATCTTGGCACGTGAATCAGTGATGAGCTTCAGGTGGACAGAAAAGAATAATGCTCATAAAGACCTTTAAATCTTTGGACTATCTGCCTTCTGAGCTCAGAATGTTGACATTATTTTTCAGAGCTCTGGTTGGTCTGATAGGCAGTGATTTCATGCTTGATCTTGGACTAGAGCTGCTGGGAAGCAGGTTAAGGTCTGCAGCACTGGTAACCATGGTGATATAAAGCCAAAGTTTTCTGAATGAGTCTCAAAGCCTGTTTCAGAGTACAGCCCACTGCTGTCTTTCTAAAGGAAATTATTTTTCCATGTGTTttatgtgatgttttgtttggtttacaTCCGAGTCCACTGTAttatgattgattgattgattgattgattgattgattgattgtgtgtgtgtgtgtgtatgtgtgtgtgtgtgtgtgtgtgtcgcacCCATTTGGCCAGCGCGTCTTTCACAGTCATTGCTTTTGCCTGGAAACATCAACATTTAGACCAATCAGAAACATGTCCGATTTAAAGTGTGATgataacacaaacaaacactctgGTTTGGGCTAACATAACAATAAGAACCATCTTAATATCAATGATAATAATAGTTCACTATAGATTTTTAATGTTGGGCTCGATGCTGACTCTTCACACACAGCCGAAGAAGAGATTAATCCAGCTTCTCCTTCAggactctgctgctgttttccgGCTACTTAACGAGCTAAGGAGCTAATTAAAGTTAGCCCGTGTTAGCCGGCGGATGTGGCGCTGCTTCGTGTTTCCGGCCGGTAAAACGCTCAGACATGAGGTGACTCCGAGCTTCTGTCAGTTTTTAGAGGTACCATCACTCAAGCAGCAGCTCAAAAACGGCAAAAAGCTCCAAAACCAAccgaaaacacaaacactcaccatgTTCGCGTCTGATGTCCGCTGCTGTTGCTATGGTACTGTCGGGGACCGGCTGCACATGCGCACTGTACTTGACCCGTATTAGAGGTAAAAATTTAActagaaagaaataaaagtaatcTGCTACAAGTCGTTGTTGACCTGATAAAAGCAAAGTATTGTTATTCAAGATTATACTATTCAAGACTGTAGTAGTAATAGTACTAATAGTGATAATATAAATCACTGTAGCATAAAAGGACACTTctatttgtttccatttctttagttgaacttataaaaaatgccaaagacaaCAGTTTTACAGGtgtaaatagtatttttgcttcAAAAAGGTAAATCCCAGAGACAAAAACGTGGGTTATCTCAGTTGGTGTGCAGTATGTTCTTAAAAAAATTGGGTAAGCTAGACAAGTAAAGGAAAAAGATAGTGTCAGTCCTATAACAAACTATCTACAACAGAAGAACAGCATATGAAAGTCATGCCcttaaaaaaacaggaaaaaaaatccagatccTGACAATCCACATGAGAACTGCATCTggaccttcagctgatccatgaAGGAAGGGAAAGAGGGAAATGTTTGGTTCAATTTGTCAGTATATACGGTGGAGGAGAGAGGTATAAGTGAGGGTCTACATCCATCCAACACAGTGGAGTGTCTGTCGTGGTTTAGAGCTAAATTCTAGTgggtggtgttggagatctttccaaaactgatggaattctgaacacagaaaagttcaTTTTGATCAACCATGCAGTGTCATCTGGGAAGCATCTGATTgctaacagcttcatttttcagacaaTGACACCAATGCACTGCAGTAAaatcatataaaatataaaacacactAGAAAACCTTCAATCGTGGATTtctgaaatgctttttaaaaaataaacagctgacAAGACAACAAGGATATCGATTAAAGAGACCCACGTTCCCTGTAATCAGTCTTATTTGAATCAAACTCTGACTTCTTGCAGGATTAAAAGGCACTTATAAGGTTTGTGTTTTTACCTCCTTCACAGGACCTGCAGTcctgactgtagaaaacaaagAATCATGTTTCAGCCTGATGAGACGAGCATTggaagtggagatggcaaatcAACTAAAGATGCATGAAGTTAAAAAGGAAGCAGCTGAATTAACTGATGACACATAAACCTTGTTTTTAAACCTCGGCTTCTCAAATCTACCAGAACAACGAGTCAAATGTGACACATGAGTCATCAGTGATGAAGTTTGTGCACTTTTGCTTCACTGCTTTGATTTCTATTGTTGTTCCCATTGTTTGGACTCTGTGTCATCATCGTCTCATCTAACAGGCAGAAATCTGAAAAATTGAGCAGTTCTCTAAAAAAACACTAGAGTTACATCTGCACGTAcgtaggatttttttttgtcaaatttaaTTTGCAAAATCTGTCCATCcagatcaaaataaaacagtttgcctggttcataaaaaaaatgtagccaCCAGCGGGCATTGGTTAGAATGAAACTCCTTTATTGAAATTGCACTGACACGATGCTTTATACtgtgtatacagtggggcaaaaaagtatttagtcagccaccgattgtgcaagttcccccacttaaaatgatgacagaggtggaaaataagtatttggtcacctcaaacaaggaaaatctctggctctcacagacctgtaacgtcttctgtaagaagcttttctgtcccccactcgttacctgtatgaatggcacctgtttgaactcatcatctgtataaaagacacctgtccacagcctcaaacagtcagactccaaactccgccatggccaagaccaaagagctttcgaaggacaccaggaaaagtattgtagacctgcaccagactgggaagagtgaatctacaataggcaagcagcttggtgtgaaaaaatcaactgtgggagcaatcatcagaaaatggaagacatacaagaccactgataatctccctcgatctggggctccacgcaagatctcatcccgtggggtcaaaatgatcatgagaacggtgagcaaagatcccagaaccacacggggggacctggtgaatgacctgcagagagctgggaccaaagtaacaaaggtcaccatcagtaacacactacaacggcagggaatcaaatcccgcagtgccagacgtgttccgctgctgaagccagtgcatgtccaggcccgtctgaagtttgccagagagcacatggatgatacagcagaggattgggagaatgtcatgtggtcagatgaaaccaaagtagaactttttggtataaactcaactcgtcgtgtttggaggaagaagaatactgagttgcatcccaagaacaccatacctactgtgaagcatgggggtggaaa includes the following:
- the dnal1 gene encoding dynein axonemal light chain 1, with the protein product MAKAMTVKDALAKWEEKSGEKRSEAKAVKLYGQIPPIEKMDASLSTLTNCEKLSLSTNCIEKITNLNGLKNLKILSLGRNNIKSFAGLEAVGDILEELWISYNQIEKLKGIQCLKNLKVLYMSNNLVKDWGEFVRLAELPCLVDLVFVGNPLEEKHSAEGTWMDEATKRLPNLKKLDGTPVIKQEVDEGEGES